The stretch of DNA TGCCTCCGAGCGCTTCGGCAAGGGAGAGAAGTACGTCCTGGACCTGATTCGCCGGATCCGGCAACCTGCGCTCCTCCTGCTCAACAAGGTCGACCTCATCAACAAGGGGCGGTTGCTTCCCATGATGGAGTTCTACCACCAGCGTCACGGCTACCGGGAGATCATTCCCATCTCGGCTCTCAAGGGGGACAACCTGGCGGTCCTGCTGGACCGGATCGCCGGGAACCTGCCCGAACGGGAATTCGAGTATCCGGACGATTACCTGACGGACCAGCCGGAGCGATCCCTGGTGGGAGAGCTCATTCGGGAGAAGGTGTTGGATTGCACCCGGCAGGAGCTTCCCTATTCCACCGCCGTCCTGGTGGAGGAGTTCGACGAAGGACGGCGGACCGACGGCCTGGTGGTGATCCGGGCCTCCATCGTGGTGGAGAAGGCGAGTCAGAAGAAGATCGTCATCGGCCGGGCGGGCCGAATGATCAAGACC from Acidobacteriota bacterium encodes:
- the era gene encoding GTPase Era, which gives rise to MAKVGFVALIGRPNSGKSSLLNRLIRSKVSIVSDKPQTTRHRILGVLTRADSQIIFVDTPGVHRPGYRLNERMMGAVYEALRSVDLVLHMVDASERFGKGEKYVLDLIRRIRQPALLLLNKVDLINKGRLLPMMEFYHQRHGYREIIPISALKGDNLAVLLDRIAGNLPEREFEYPDDYLTDQPERSLVGELIREKVLDCTRQELPYSTAVLVEEFDEGRRTDGLVVIRASIVVEKASQKKIVIGRAGRMIKTIGTRARKEIQRFLGVRRVALELQVSVAPEWRNREGLLDRFGVV